The proteins below are encoded in one region of Rana temporaria chromosome 2, aRanTem1.1, whole genome shotgun sequence:
- the LOC120928854 gene encoding uncharacterized protein LOC120928854 isoform X4, giving the protein MDRGTRTVYRTDGWRNKNCLQNRWMEEQELSTEQVQELSTEQMDGGTRTVYRTGTRTVYRTDGWRNKNCLQNRWMEEQELSTEQMDRGTRTVYRTDGWRNKNCLQNRWMEEQELSTEQVQELSTEQVQELSTEQMDGGTRTVYRTGTRTVYRTGTRTVYRTGTRTVYRTGTRTVYRTGTRTVYRTDGWRNKNCLQNRYKNCLQNRWIEEQELSTEQVQELSTEQVQELSTEQVQELSTEQVQELSTEQVQELSTEQVQELSTEQVQELSTEQMDRGTRTVYRTGTRTVYRTGTRTVYRTGTRTVYRTGTRTVYRTGTRTVYRTGTRTVYRTGTRTVYRTGTRTVYRTGTRTVYRTDGWRNKNCLQNGWIEEQELSTERMDRGTRTVYRTDGWRNKNCLQNRYKNCLQNRYKNCLQNRYKNCLQNRYKNCLQNRYKNCLQNRWMEEQELSTEQVQELSTEQVQELSTEQVQELSTEQMDRGTRTVYRTGTRTVYRTGTRTVYRTGTRTVYRTDGWRNKNCLQNRWIEEQELSTEQVQELSTEQVQELSTEQVQELSTEQVQELSTEQVQELSTEQVQELSTEQVQELSTEQVQELSTEQVQELSTEQVQELSTEQVQELSTEQVQELSTEQVQELSTEQVQELSTEQVQELSTEQVQELSTEQVQELSTEQVQELSTEQMDRGTRTVYRTDG; this is encoded by the exons ATGGATAGAGGAACAAGAACTGTCTACAGAACAGATGGATGGAGGAACAAGAACTGTCTACAGAACAGATGGATGGAGGAACAAGAACTGTCTACAGAACAGGTACAAGAACTGTCTACAGAACAGATGGATGGAGGAACAAGAACTGTCTACAGAACAGGTACAAGAACTGTCTACAGAACAGATGGATGGAGGAACAAGAACTGTCTACAGAACAGATGGATGGAGGAACAAGAACTGTCTACAGAACAGATGGATAGAGGAACAAGAACTGTCTACAGAACAGATGGATGGAGGAACAAGAACTGTCTACAGAACAG ATGGATGGAGGAACAAGAACTGTCTACAGAACAGGTACAAGAACTGTCTACAGAACAGGTACAAGAACTGTCTACAGAACAGATGGATGGAGGAACAAGAACTGTCTACAGAACAGGTACAAGAACTGTCTACAGAACAGGTACAAGAACTGTCTACAGAACAGGTACAAGAACTGTCTACAGAACAGGTACAAGAACTGTCTACAGAACAGGTACAAGAACTGTCTACAGAACAGATGGATGGAGGAACAAGAACTGTCTACAGAACAGGTACAAGAACTGTCTACAGAACAGATGGATAGAGGAACAAGAACTGTCTACAGAACAGGTACAAGAACTGTCTACAGAACAGGTACAAGAACTGTCTACAGAACAGGTACAAGAACTGTCTACAGAACAGGTACAAGAACTGTCTACAGAACAGGTACAAGAACTGTCTACAGAACAGGTACAAGAACTGTCTACAGAACAG GTACAAGAACTGTCTACAGAACAGATGGATAGAGGAACAAGAACTGTCTACAGAACAGGTACAAGAACTGTCTACAGAACAGGTACAAGAACTGTCTACAGAACAGGTACAAGAACTGTCTACAGAACAGGTACAAGAACTGTCTACAGAACAGGTACAAGAACTGTCTACAGAACAGGTACAAGAACTGTCTACAGAACAGGTACAAGAACTGTCTACAGAACAGGTACAAGAACTGTCTACAGAACAGGTACAAGAACTGTCTACAGAACAGATGGATGGAGGAACAAGAACTGTCTACAGAACGGATGGATAGAGGAACAAGAACTGTCTACAGAACGGATGGATAGAGGAACAAGAACTGTCTACAGAACAGATGGATGGAGGAACAAGAACTGTCTACAGAACAGGTACAAGAACTGTCTACAGAACAGGTACAAGAACTGTCTACAGAACAGGTACAAGAACTGTCTACAGAACAGGTACAAGAACTGTCTACAGAACAGGTACAAGAACTGTCTACAGAACAG ATGGATGGAGGAACAAGAACTGTCTACAGAACAGGTACAAGAACTGTCTACAGAACAGGTACAAGAACTGTCTACAGAACAGGTACAAGAACTGTCTACAGAACAG ATGGATAGAGGAACAAGAACTGTCTACAGAACAGGTACAAGAACTGTCTACAGAACAGGTACAAGAACTGTCTACAGAACAGGTACAAGAACTGTCTACAGAACAG ATGGATGGAGGAACAAGAACTGTCTACAGAACAGATGGATAGAGGAACAAGAACTGTCTACAGAACAGGTACAAGAACTGTCTACAGAACAGGTACAAGAACTGTCTACAGAACAGGTACAAGAACTGTCTACAGAACAGGTACAAGAACTGTCTACAGAACAGGTACAAGAACTGTCTACAGAACAG GTACAAGAACTGTCTACAGAACAGGTACAAGAACTGTCTACAGAACAGGTACAAGAACTGTCTACAGAACAGGTACAAGAACTGTCTACAGAACAGGTACAAGAACTGTCTACAGAACAGGTACAAGAACTGTCTACAGAACAGGTACAAGAACTGTCTACAGAACAGGTACAAGAACTGTCTACAGAACAGGTACAAGAACTGTCTACAGAACAGGTACAAGAACTGTCTACAGAACAGGTACAAGAACTGTCTACAGAACAGGTACAAGAACTGTCTACAGAACAGGTACAAGAACTGTCTACAGAACAGATGGATAGAGGAACAAGAACTGTCTACAGAACGGATGGATAG
- the LOC120928854 gene encoding uncharacterized protein LOC120928854 isoform X5, which translates to MDRGTRTVYRTDGWRNKNCLQNRWMEEQELSTEQVQELSTEQMDGGTRTVYRTGTRTVYRTDGWRNKNCLQNRWMEEQELSTEQMDRGTRTVYRTDGWRNKNCLQNRYKNCLQNRYKNCLQNRYKNCLQNRWMEEQELSTEQVQELSTEQVQELSTEQMDGGTRTVYRTGTRTVYRTGTRTVYRTGTRTVYRTGTRTVYRTGTRTVYRTDGWRNKNCLQNRYKNCLQNRWIEEQELSTEQVQELSTEQVQELSTEQVQELSTEQVQELSTEQVQELSTEQVQELSTEQVQELSTEQMDRGTRTVYRTGTRTVYRTGTRTVYRTGTRTVYRTGTRTVYRTGTRTVYRTGTRTVYRTGTRTVYRTGTRTVYRTDGWRNKNCLQNRYKNCLQNRYKNCLQNRYKNCLQNRYKNCLQNRYKNCLQNRWMEEQELSTEQVQELSTEQVQELSTEQVQELSTEQMDRGTRTVYRTGTRTVYRTGTRTVYRTGTRTVYRTDGWRNKNCLQNRWIEEQELSTEQVQELSTEQVQELSTEQVQELSTEQVQELSTEQVQELSTEQVQELSTEQVQELSTEQVQELSTEQVQELSTEQVQELSTEQVQELSTEQVQELSTEQVQELSTEQVQELSTEQVQELSTEQVQELSTEQVQELSTEQVQELSTEQMDRGTRTVYRTDG; encoded by the exons ATGGATAGAGGAACAAGAACTGTCTACAGAACAGATGGATGGAGGAACAAGAACTGTCTACAGAACAGATGGATGGAGGAACAAGAACTGTCTACAGAACAGGTACAAGAACTGTCTACAGAACAGATGGATGGAGGAACAAGAACTGTCTACAGAACAGGTACAAGAACTGTCTACAGAACAGATGGATGGAGGAACAAGAACTGTCTACAGAACAGATGGATGGAGGAACAAGAACTGTCTACAGAACAGATGGATAGAGGAACAAGAACTGTCTACAGAACAGATGGATGGAGGAACAAGAACTGTCTACAGAACAGGTACAAGAACTGTCTACAGAACAGGTACAAGAACTGTCTACAGAACAGGTACAAGAACTGTCTACAGAACAGATGGATGGAGGAACAAGAACTGTCTACAGAACAGGTACAAGAACTGTCTACAGAACAGGTACAAGAACTGTCTACAGAACAGATGGATGGAGGAACAAGAACTGTCTACAGAACAGGTACAAGAACTGTCTACAGAACAGGTACAAGAACTGTCTACAGAACAGGTACAAGAACTGTCTACAGAACAGGTACAAGAACTGTCTACAGAACAGGTACAAGAACTGTCTACAGAACAGATGGATGGAGGAACAAGAACTGTCTACAGAACAGGTACAAGAACTGTCTACAGAACAGATGGATAGAGGAACAAGAACTGTCTACAGAACAGGTACAAGAACTGTCTACAGAACAGGTACAAGAACTGTCTACAGAACAGGTACAAGAACTGTCTACAGAACAGGTACAAGAACTGTCTACAGAACAGGTACAAGAACTGTCTACAGAACAGGTACAAGAACTGTCTACAGAACAG GTACAAGAACTGTCTACAGAACAGATGGATAGAGGAACAAGAACTGTCTACAGAACAGGTACAAGAACTGTCTACAGAACAGGTACAAGAACTGTCTACAGAACAGGTACAAGAACTGTCTACAGAACAGGTACAAGAACTGTCTACAGAACAGGTACAAGAACTGTCTACAGAACAGGTACAAGAACTGTCTACAGAACAGGTACAAGAACTGTCTACAGAACAGGTACAAGAACTGTCTACAGAACAG ATGGATGGAGGAACAAGAACTGTCTACAGAACAGGTACAAGAACTGTCTACAGAACAGGTACAAGAACTGTCTACAGAACAGGTACAAGAACTGTCTACAGAACAGGTACAAGAACTGTCTACAGAACAGGTACAAGAACTGTCTACAGAACAG ATGGATGGAGGAACAAGAACTGTCTACAGAACAGGTACAAGAACTGTCTACAGAACAGGTACAAGAACTGTCTACAGAACAGGTACAAGAACTGTCTACAGAACAG ATGGATAGAGGAACAAGAACTGTCTACAGAACAGGTACAAGAACTGTCTACAGAACAGGTACAAGAACTGTCTACAGAACAGGTACAAGAACTGTCTACAGAACAG ATGGATGGAGGAACAAGAACTGTCTACAGAACAGATGGATAGAGGAACAAGAACTGTCTACAGAACAGGTACAAGAACTGTCTACAGAACAGGTACAAGAACTGTCTACAGAACAGGTACAAGAACTGTCTACAGAACAGGTACAAGAACTGTCTACAGAACAGGTACAAGAACTGTCTACAGAACAG GTACAAGAACTGTCTACAGAACAGGTACAAGAACTGTCTACAGAACAGGTACAAGAACTGTCTACAGAACAGGTACAAGAACTGTCTACAGAACAGGTACAAGAACTGTCTACAGAACAGGTACAAGAACTGTCTACAGAACAGGTACAAGAACTGTCTACAGAACAGGTACAAGAACTGTCTACAGAACAGGTACAAGAACTGTCTACAGAACAGGTACAAGAACTGTCTACAGAACAGGTACAAGAACTGTCTACAGAACAGGTACAAGAACTGTCTACAGAACAGGTACAAGAACTGTCTACAGAACAGATGGATAGAGGAACAAGAACTGTCTACAGAACGGATGGATAG
- the LOC120928854 gene encoding uncharacterized protein LOC120928854 isoform X3 produces the protein MDRGTRTVYRTDGWRNKNCLQNRWMEEQELSTEQVQELSTEQMDGGTRTVYRTGTRTVYRTDGWRNKNCLQNRWMEEQELSTEQMDRGTRTVYRTDGWRNKNCLQNRYKNCLQNRYKNCLQNRYKNCLQNRWMEEQELSTEQVQELSTEQVQELSTEQMDGGTRTVYRTGTRTVYRTGTRTVYRTGTRTVYRTGTRTVYRTGTRTVYRTDGWRNKNCLQNRYKNCLQNRWIEEQELSTEQVQELSTEQVQELSTEQVQELSTEQVQELSTEQVQELSTEQVQELSTEQVQELSTEQMDRGTRTVYRTGTRTVYRTGTRTVYRTGTRTVYRTGTRTVYRTGTRTVYRTGTRTVYRTGTRTVYRTGTRTVYRTGTRTVYRTDGWRNKNCLQNGWIEEQELSTERMDRGTRTVYRTDGWRNKNCLQNRYKNCLQNRYKNCLQNRYKNCLQNRYKNCLQNRYKNCLQNRWMEEQELSTEQVQELSTEQVQELSTEQVQELSTEQMDRGTRTVYRTGTRTVYRTGTRTVYRTGTRTVYRTDGWRNKNCLQNRWIEEQELSTEQVQELSTEQVQELSTEQVQELSTEQVQELSTEQVQELSTEQVQELSTEQVQELSTEQVQELSTEQVQELSTEQVQELSTEQVQELSTEQVQELSTEQVQELSTEQVQELSTEQVQELSTEQVQELSTEQMDRGTRTVYRTDG, from the exons ATGGATAGAGGAACAAGAACTGTCTACAGAACAGATGGATGGAGGAACAAGAACTGTCTACAGAACAGATGGATGGAGGAACAAGAACTGTCTACAGAACAGGTACAAGAACTGTCTACAGAACAGATGGATGGAGGAACAAGAACTGTCTACAGAACAGGTACAAGAACTGTCTACAGAACAGATGGATGGAGGAACAAGAACTGTCTACAGAACAGATGGATGGAGGAACAAGAACTGTCTACAGAACAGATGGATAGAGGAACAAGAACTGTCTACAGAACAGATGGATGGAGGAACAAGAACTGTCTACAGAACAGGTACAAGAACTGTCTACAGAACAGGTACAAGAACTGTCTACAGAACAGGTACAAGAACTGTCTACAGAACAGATGGATGGAGGAACAAGAACTGTCTACAGAACAGGTACAAGAACTGTCTACAGAACAGGTACAAGAACTGTCTACAGAACAGATGGATGGAGGAACAAGAACTGTCTACAGAACAGGTACAAGAACTGTCTACAGAACAGGTACAAGAACTGTCTACAGAACAGGTACAAGAACTGTCTACAGAACAGGTACAAGAACTGTCTACAGAACAGGTACAAGAACTGTCTACAGAACAGATGGATGGAGGAACAAGAACTGTCTACAGAACAGGTACAAGAACTGTCTACAGAACAGATGGATAGAGGAACAAGAACTGTCTACAGAACAGGTACAAGAACTGTCTACAGAACAGGTACAAGAACTGTCTACAGAACAGGTACAAGAACTGTCTACAGAACAGGTACAAGAACTGTCTACAGAACAGGTACAAGAACTGTCTACAGAACAGGTACAAGAACTGTCTACAGAACAG GTACAAGAACTGTCTACAGAACAGATGGATAGAGGAACAAGAACTGTCTACAGAACAGGTACAAGAACTGTCTACAGAACAGGTACAAGAACTGTCTACAGAACAGGTACAAGAACTGTCTACAGAACAGGTACAAGAACTGTCTACAGAACAGGTACAAGAACTGTCTACAGAACAGGTACAAGAACTGTCTACAGAACAGGTACAAGAACTGTCTACAGAACAGGTACAAGAACTGTCTACAGAACAGGTACAAGAACTGTCTACAGAACAGATGGATGGAGGAACAAGAACTGTCTACAGAACGGATGGATAGAGGAACAAGAACTGTCTACAGAACGGATGGATAGAGGAACAAGAACTGTCTACAGAACAGATGGATGGAGGAACAAGAACTGTCTACAGAACAGGTACAAGAACTGTCTACAGAACAGGTACAAGAACTGTCTACAGAACAGGTACAAGAACTGTCTACAGAACAGGTACAAGAACTGTCTACAGAACAGGTACAAGAACTGTCTACAGAACAG ATGGATGGAGGAACAAGAACTGTCTACAGAACAGGTACAAGAACTGTCTACAGAACAGGTACAAGAACTGTCTACAGAACAGGTACAAGAACTGTCTACAGAACAG ATGGATAGAGGAACAAGAACTGTCTACAGAACAGGTACAAGAACTGTCTACAGAACAGGTACAAGAACTGTCTACAGAACAGGTACAAGAACTGTCTACAGAACAG ATGGATGGAGGAACAAGAACTGTCTACAGAACAGATGGATAGAGGAACAAGAACTGTCTACAGAACAGGTACAAGAACTGTCTACAGAACAGGTACAAGAACTGTCTACAGAACAGGTACAAGAACTGTCTACAGAACAGGTACAAGAACTGTCTACAGAACAGGTACAAGAACTGTCTACAGAACAG GTACAAGAACTGTCTACAGAACAGGTACAAGAACTGTCTACAGAACAGGTACAAGAACTGTCTACAGAACAGGTACAAGAACTGTCTACAGAACAGGTACAAGAACTGTCTACAGAACAGGTACAAGAACTGTCTACAGAACAGGTACAAGAACTGTCTACAGAACAGGTACAAGAACTGTCTACAGAACAGGTACAAGAACTGTCTACAGAACAGGTACAAGAACTGTCTACAGAACAGGTACAAGAACTGTCTACAGAACAG ATGGATAGAGGAACAAGAACTGTCTACAGAACGGATGGATAG
- the LOC120928854 gene encoding uncharacterized protein LOC120928854 isoform X1 translates to MDRGTRTVYRTDGWRNKNCLQNRWMEEQELSTEQVQELSTEQMDGGTRTVYRTGTRTVYRTDGWRNKNCLQNRWMEEQELSTEQMDRGTRTVYRTDGWRNKNCLQNRYKNCLQNRYKNCLQNRYKNCLQNRWMEEQELSTEQVQELSTEQVQELSTEQMDGGTRTVYRTGTRTVYRTGTRTVYRTGTRTVYRTGTRTVYRTGTRTVYRTDGWRNKNCLQNRYKNCLQNRWIEEQELSTEQVQELSTEQVQELSTEQVQELSTEQVQELSTEQVQELSTEQVQELSTEQVQELSTEQMDRGTRTVYRTGTRTVYRTGTRTVYRTGTRTVYRTGTRTVYRTGTRTVYRTGTRTVYRTGTRTVYRTGTRTVYRTGTRTVYRTDGWRNKNCLQNGWIEEQELSTERMDRGTRTVYRTDGWRNKNCLQNRYKNCLQNRYKNCLQNRYKNCLQNRYKNCLQNRYKNCLQNRWMEEQELSTEQVQELSTEQVQELSTEQVQELSTEQMDRGTRTVYRTGTRTVYRTGTRTVYRTGTRTVYRTDGWRNKNCLQNRWIEEQELSTEQVQELSTEQVQELSTEQVQELSTEQVQELSTEQVQELSTEQVQELSTEQVQELSTEQVQELSTEQVQELSTEQVQELSTEQVQELSTEQVQELSTEQVQELSTEQVQELSTEQVQELSTEQVQELSTEQVQELSTEQVQELSTEQMDRGTRTVYRTDG, encoded by the exons ATGGATAGAGGAACAAGAACTGTCTACAGAACAGATGGATGGAGGAACAAGAACTGTCTACAGAACAGATGGATGGAGGAACAAGAACTGTCTACAGAACAGGTACAAGAACTGTCTACAGAACAGATGGATGGAGGAACAAGAACTGTCTACAGAACAGGTACAAGAACTGTCTACAGAACAGATGGATGGAGGAACAAGAACTGTCTACAGAACAGATGGATGGAGGAACAAGAACTGTCTACAGAACAGATGGATAGAGGAACAAGAACTGTCTACAGAACAGATGGATGGAGGAACAAGAACTGTCTACAGAACAGGTACAAGAACTGTCTACAGAACAGGTACAAGAACTGTCTACAGAACAGGTACAAGAACTGTCTACAGAACAGATGGATGGAGGAACAAGAACTGTCTACAGAACAGGTACAAGAACTGTCTACAGAACAGGTACAAGAACTGTCTACAGAACAGATGGATGGAGGAACAAGAACTGTCTACAGAACAGGTACAAGAACTGTCTACAGAACAGGTACAAGAACTGTCTACAGAACAGGTACAAGAACTGTCTACAGAACAGGTACAAGAACTGTCTACAGAACAGGTACAAGAACTGTCTACAGAACAGATGGATGGAGGAACAAGAACTGTCTACAGAACAGGTACAAGAACTGTCTACAGAACAGATGGATAGAGGAACAAGAACTGTCTACAGAACAGGTACAAGAACTGTCTACAGAACAGGTACAAGAACTGTCTACAGAACAGGTACAAGAACTGTCTACAGAACAGGTACAAGAACTGTCTACAGAACAGGTACAAGAACTGTCTACAGAACAGGTACAAGAACTGTCTACAGAACAG GTACAAGAACTGTCTACAGAACAGATGGATAGAGGAACAAGAACTGTCTACAGAACAGGTACAAGAACTGTCTACAGAACAGGTACAAGAACTGTCTACAGAACAGGTACAAGAACTGTCTACAGAACAGGTACAAGAACTGTCTACAGAACAGGTACAAGAACTGTCTACAGAACAGGTACAAGAACTGTCTACAGAACAGGTACAAGAACTGTCTACAGAACAGGTACAAGAACTGTCTACAGAACAGGTACAAGAACTGTCTACAGAACAGATGGATGGAGGAACAAGAACTGTCTACAGAACGGATGGATAGAGGAACAAGAACTGTCTACAGAACGGATGGATAGAGGAACAAGAACTGTCTACAGAACAGATGGATGGAGGAACAAGAACTGTCTACAGAACAGGTACAAGAACTGTCTACAGAACAGGTACAAGAACTGTCTACAGAACAGGTACAAGAACTGTCTACAGAACAGGTACAAGAACTGTCTACAGAACAGGTACAAGAACTGTCTACAGAACAG ATGGATGGAGGAACAAGAACTGTCTACAGAACAGGTACAAGAACTGTCTACAGAACAGGTACAAGAACTGTCTACAGAACAGGTACAAGAACTGTCTACAGAACAG ATGGATAGAGGAACAAGAACTGTCTACAGAACAGGTACAAGAACTGTCTACAGAACAGGTACAAGAACTGTCTACAGAACAGGTACAAGAACTGTCTACAGAACAG ATGGATGGAGGAACAAGAACTGTCTACAGAACAGATGGATAGAGGAACAAGAACTGTCTACAGAACAGGTACAAGAACTGTCTACAGAACAGGTACAAGAACTGTCTACAGAACAGGTACAAGAACTGTCTACAGAACAGGTACAAGAACTGTCTACAGAACAGGTACAAGAACTGTCTACAGAACAG GTACAAGAACTGTCTACAGAACAGGTACAAGAACTGTCTACAGAACAGGTACAAGAACTGTCTACAGAACAGGTACAAGAACTGTCTACAGAACAGGTACAAGAACTGTCTACAGAACAGGTACAAGAACTGTCTACAGAACAGGTACAAGAACTGTCTACAGAACAGGTACAAGAACTGTCTACAGAACAGGTACAAGAACTGTCTACAGAACAGGTACAAGAACTGTCTACAGAACAGGTACAAGAACTGTCTACAGAACAGGTACAAGAACTGTCTACAGAACAGGTACAAGAACTGTCTACAGAACAGATGGATAGAGGAACAAGAACTGTCTACAGAACGGATGGATAG
- the LOC120928854 gene encoding uncharacterized protein LOC120928854 isoform X13: MDRGTRTVYRTDGWRNKNCLQNRWMEEQELSTEQVQELSTEQMDGGTRTVYRTGTRTVYRTDGWRNKNCLQNRWMEEQELSTEQMDRGTRTVYRTDGWRNKNCLQNRYKNCLQNRYKNCLQNRYKNCLQNRWMEEQELSTEQVQELSTEQVQELSTEQMDGGTRTVYRTGTRTVYRTGTRTVYRTGTRTVYRTGTRTVYRTGTRTVYRTDGWRNKNCLQNRYKNCLQNRWIEEQELSTEQVQELSTEQVQELSTEQVQELSTEQVQELSTEQVQELSTEQVQELSTEQVQELSTEQMDRGTRTVYRTGTRTVYRTGTRTVYRTGTRTVYRTGTRTVYRTGTRTVYRTGTRTVYRTGTRTVYRTGTRTVYRTGTRTVYRTDGWRNKNCLQNGWIEEQELSTERMDRGTRTVYRTDGWRNKNCLQNRYKNCLQNRYKNCLQNRYKNCLQNRYKNCLQNRYKNCLQNRWMEEQELSTEQVQELSTEQVQELSTEQVQELSTEQMDRGTRTVYRTGTRTVYRTGTRTVYRTGTRTVYRTDGWRNKNCLQNRWIEEQELSTEQVQELSTEQVQELSTEQVQELSTEQVQELSTEQVQELSTEQMDGGTRTVYRTDR; the protein is encoded by the exons ATGGATAGAGGAACAAGAACTGTCTACAGAACAGATGGATGGAGGAACAAGAACTGTCTACAGAACAGATGGATGGAGGAACAAGAACTGTCTACAGAACAGGTACAAGAACTGTCTACAGAACAGATGGATGGAGGAACAAGAACTGTCTACAGAACAGGTACAAGAACTGTCTACAGAACAGATGGATGGAGGAACAAGAACTGTCTACAGAACAGATGGATGGAGGAACAAGAACTGTCTACAGAACAGATGGATAGAGGAACAAGAACTGTCTACAGAACAGATGGATGGAGGAACAAGAACTGTCTACAGAACAGGTACAAGAACTGTCTACAGAACAGGTACAAGAACTGTCTACAGAACAGGTACAAGAACTGTCTACAGAACAGATGGATGGAGGAACAAGAACTGTCTACAGAACAGGTACAAGAACTGTCTACAGAACAGGTACAAGAACTGTCTACAGAACAGATGGATGGAGGAACAAGAACTGTCTACAGAACAGGTACAAGAACTGTCTACAGAACAGGTACAAGAACTGTCTACAGAACAGGTACAAGAACTGTCTACAGAACAGGTACAAGAACTGTCTACAGAACAGGTACAAGAACTGTCTACAGAACAGATGGATGGAGGAACAAGAACTGTCTACAGAACAGGTACAAGAACTGTCTACAGAACAGATGGATAGAGGAACAAGAACTGTCTACAGAACAGGTACAAGAACTGTCTACAGAACAGGTACAAGAACTGTCTACAGAACAGGTACAAGAACTGTCTACAGAACAGGTACAAGAACTGTCTACAGAACAGGTACAAGAACTGTCTACAGAACAGGTACAAGAACTGTCTACAGAACAG GTACAAGAACTGTCTACAGAACAGATGGATAGAGGAACAAGAACTGTCTACAGAACAGGTACAAGAACTGTCTACAGAACAGGTACAAGAACTGTCTACAGAACAGGTACAAGAACTGTCTACAGAACAGGTACAAGAACTGTCTACAGAACAGGTACAAGAACTGTCTACAGAACAGGTACAAGAACTGTCTACAGAACAGGTACAAGAACTGTCTACAGAACAGGTACAAGAACTGTCTACAGAACAGGTACAAGAACTGTCTACAGAACAGATGGATGGAGGAACAAGAACTGTCTACAGAACGGATGGATAGAGGAACAAGAACTGTCTACAGAACGGATGGATAGAGGAACAAGAACTGTCTACAGAACAGATGGATGGAGGAACAAGAACTGTCTACAGAACAGGTACAAGAACTGTCTACAGAACAGGTACAAGAACTGTCTACAGAACAGGTACAAGAACTGTCTACAGAACAGGTACAAGAACTGTCTACAGAACAGGTACAAGAACTGTCTACAGAACAG ATGGATGGAGGAACAAGAACTGTCTACAGAACAGGTACAAGAACTGTCTACAGAACAGGTACAAGAACTGTCTACAGAACAGGTACAAGAACTGTCTACAGAACAG ATGGATAGAGGAACAAGAACTGTCTACAGAACAGGTACAAGAACTGTCTACAGAACAGGTACAAGAACTGTCTACAGAACAGGTACAAGAACTGTCTACAGAACAG ATGGATGGAGGAACAAGAACTGTCTACAGAACAGATGGATAGAGGAACAAGAACTGTCTACAGAACAGGTACAAGAACTGTCTACAGAACAGGTACAAGAACTGTCTACAGAACAGGTACAAGAACTGTCTACAGAACAGGTACAAGAACTGTCTACAGAACAGGTACAAGAACTGTCTACAGAACAG ATGGATGGAGGAACAAGAACTGTCTACAGAACAGATAGATAG